A stretch of Lathyrus oleraceus cultivar Zhongwan6 chromosome 6, CAAS_Psat_ZW6_1.0, whole genome shotgun sequence DNA encodes these proteins:
- the LOC127097865 gene encoding uncharacterized protein LOC127097865 isoform X2, whose protein sequence is MGDFGAQRRITITNHHGENLVGVLHDAPSAALVIVCHGFQSSKERIPMVNLAGALEKNGISAFRFDFAGNGESEGSFQYGNYYREVEDLRAIVEHFREEKYVITAIVGHSKGGNVVLLYASKYKDIHTVVNISGRFNLARGMESRLGENFIQRIKKDGFIDVKNKRGKIVYRVTEESLMDRLNTITHLACLSIPESCSIKTGC, encoded by the exons ATGGGTGATTTTGGTGCACAAAGGAGAATCACCATAACAAACCACCACGGTGAAAATCTCGTCGGAGTATTACACGATGCGCCTTCCGCTGCACTTGTTATCGTTTGCCATGGTTTTCAATCATCCAAG GAAAGGATCCCCATGGTGAACCTTGCTGGTGCTCTGGAAAAAAATGGAATCAGTGCTTTTCGCTTTGACTTCGCCGGAAACGG GGAAAGTGAAGGTTCATTTCAGTATGGTAACTACTACAGAGAAGTTGAAGATCTGCGAGCTATAGTCGAACACTTCCGTGAGGAGAAATATGTAATTACTGCAATTGTTGGTCATAGTAAAG GGGGTAATGTGGTTCTGTTATATGCCTCAAAATATAAGGATATTCATACTGTTGTCAATATATCTGGGCGGTTTAACCTTGCAAGAGGCATGGAGAGTCGCTTGGGAGAAaattttatacaaaggatcaaaAAAGATGGATTTATCGATGTTAAAAATAAAAGAG GGAAGATTGTGTATCGTGTAACTGAAGAAAGTTTAATGGACCGTCTAAATACTATAACCCATCTTGCCTGCCTATCAATCCCCGAAAGTTGCAG TATTAAAACAGGGTGTTGA
- the LOC127097865 gene encoding uncharacterized protein LOC127097865 isoform X1 codes for MGDFGAQRRITITNHHGENLVGVLHDAPSAALVIVCHGFQSSKERIPMVNLAGALEKNGISAFRFDFAGNGESEGSFQYGNYYREVEDLRAIVEHFREEKYVITAIVGHSKGGNVVLLYASKYKDIHTVVNISGRFNLARGMESRLGENFIQRIKKDGFIDVKNKRGKIVYRVTEESLMDRLNTITHLACLSIPESCRVLTIHGSMDETVPVEDALEFAKFISNHELRLIEGADHEYTSHQDELTSLVLDFIKVHNGKENNTSKQTRFGRGDKPIHSRF; via the exons ATGGGTGATTTTGGTGCACAAAGGAGAATCACCATAACAAACCACCACGGTGAAAATCTCGTCGGAGTATTACACGATGCGCCTTCCGCTGCACTTGTTATCGTTTGCCATGGTTTTCAATCATCCAAG GAAAGGATCCCCATGGTGAACCTTGCTGGTGCTCTGGAAAAAAATGGAATCAGTGCTTTTCGCTTTGACTTCGCCGGAAACGG GGAAAGTGAAGGTTCATTTCAGTATGGTAACTACTACAGAGAAGTTGAAGATCTGCGAGCTATAGTCGAACACTTCCGTGAGGAGAAATATGTAATTACTGCAATTGTTGGTCATAGTAAAG GGGGTAATGTGGTTCTGTTATATGCCTCAAAATATAAGGATATTCATACTGTTGTCAATATATCTGGGCGGTTTAACCTTGCAAGAGGCATGGAGAGTCGCTTGGGAGAAaattttatacaaaggatcaaaAAAGATGGATTTATCGATGTTAAAAATAAAAGAG GGAAGATTGTGTATCGTGTAACTGAAGAAAGTTTAATGGACCGTCTAAATACTATAACCCATCTTGCCTGCCTATCAATCCCCGAAAGTTGCAG GGTGTTGACAATTCATGGGTCCATGGATGAAACTGTACCCGTAGAAGATGCGTTAGAGTTTGCTAAGTTCATATCGAATCATGAACTACGCCTGATAGAAGGGGCTGATCATGAATATACTTCTCATCAAGATGAATTGACCAGTTTAGTTTTGGACTTTATCAAGGTTCATAATGGTAAGGAAAACAATACATCTAAGCAGACACGATTCGGAAGAGGAGATAAACCTATCCATTCACGTTTCTAA